Proteins from a genomic interval of Gluconacetobacter diazotrophicus PA1 5:
- a CDS encoding tetratricopeptide repeat protein, translating to MTACTGAGTSAVPDKSNDDLKFADVELESGAPQAALSIMQKRLQTHPHEPDTLVRLGRANAALGRTEPAVLFFREVLATDPDSVEAGKGLARVQLAADPREALATLRSLAARHPEDAQVQTDLGVAYDLCLQHAQAQAAYRQAMRLNPFAIAPQVNLGFSLAMSGRPNEAVQILGPLATSADGTVRIRQDFAFAEVQAGHEDIARRMLARDLPKDRIGPMLEVFRDFNRIP from the coding sequence GTGACGGCGTGTACGGGGGCGGGCACCAGCGCCGTACCGGACAAGTCGAATGACGACCTGAAATTCGCCGATGTCGAGCTGGAGAGCGGCGCGCCGCAGGCCGCACTCAGCATCATGCAGAAGCGACTGCAGACACATCCGCATGAGCCGGACACCCTGGTCAGGCTCGGCCGGGCGAACGCGGCCCTGGGGCGGACGGAGCCGGCTGTCCTCTTCTTCCGTGAGGTCCTGGCCACGGACCCGGATTCGGTCGAGGCCGGCAAGGGGCTGGCAAGGGTCCAGTTGGCTGCCGACCCACGGGAAGCGCTGGCGACCCTGCGCAGCCTGGCGGCCCGGCATCCCGAGGACGCGCAGGTCCAGACCGACCTGGGAGTCGCCTACGATCTGTGCCTGCAACATGCGCAGGCGCAGGCGGCGTACCGGCAGGCCATGCGGCTGAACCCGTTCGCAATCGCGCCGCAGGTCAATCTGGGCTTTTCGCTGGCCATGAGCGGCAGGCCGAACGAAGCGGTGCAGATTCTCGGCCCGCTGGCCACGTCCGCCGACGGGACCGTGCGCATCCGCCAGGATTTTGCCTTTGCCGAGGTCCAGGCCGGACATGAAGACATCGCGCGTCGGATGCTGGCCCGGGACCTGCCCAAGGACAGGATCGGTCCGATGCTGGAGGTCTTCCGTGACTTCAACCGCATTCCGTAG
- a CDS encoding TadE/TadG family type IV pilus assembly protein, with product MTSTAFRRDRRGVTAVEFGLLTPVIIGLLLMVLEVGWQMATEIALQHGVHDAARFAMTGQSTVPGLDGSPTCRAQAIVWLATAEAPGILSPSNLSVMASANGGTAVGSSQSGFGGNATQTIVYVFTYSQPFLTPLGSMVLHRTSMTHQVTMLVQNEPYSTPSC from the coding sequence GTGACTTCAACCGCATTCCGTAGGGACAGGCGCGGCGTTACGGCGGTCGAGTTCGGTCTGCTGACCCCTGTCATAATCGGCCTGCTGCTGATGGTTCTGGAGGTCGGCTGGCAGATGGCGACCGAAATCGCATTGCAGCACGGGGTGCATGATGCCGCGCGTTTCGCGATGACCGGACAATCCACCGTTCCCGGCCTGGACGGTTCGCCGACCTGCCGGGCGCAGGCGATCGTGTGGCTGGCCACCGCCGAGGCGCCGGGTATCCTGTCACCGTCGAACCTGTCCGTCATGGCCAGTGCCAACGGCGGCACCGCCGTCGGTTCCTCGCAATCGGGTTTCGGGGGAAATGCGACCCAGACGATCGTCTATGTCTTCACATACAGCCAGCCGTTCCTGACGCCCCTGGGATCGATGGTACTCCATAGAACCAGTATGACCCACCAGGTCACCATGCTTGTGCAAAATGAACCTTATTCGACGCCTAGCTGCTGA
- a CDS encoding TadE/TadG family type IV pilus assembly protein — translation MNLIRRLAAERRAIAAIEMALLAPVLLLMCLGAADLVLEIENWYRLNNVTTQIGEIVSQCQAVSPTDINALFADAAQIAAPLSITGADSSVNGTTYITVIGLNSGNTPVVEWQQFQGYSGNHSNFGGQGSAVSATNIGQFSLTSGEVLIAVESFAKPSLWGLSYGWMGNAQPLLSSESMFIGRISGTTTAATGLATSPASNSSSGALCTQ, via the coding sequence ATGAACCTTATTCGACGCCTAGCTGCTGAGCGCCGCGCGATCGCGGCCATCGAAATGGCACTGCTGGCGCCGGTGCTGCTGCTGATGTGCCTGGGTGCCGCGGACCTGGTGCTGGAAATCGAGAACTGGTACCGGCTCAATAACGTCACGACCCAGATTGGCGAGATCGTGTCGCAGTGCCAGGCAGTTTCCCCCACCGATATCAACGCCTTGTTCGCGGATGCGGCGCAGATCGCGGCCCCGCTCAGCATCACCGGGGCGGACAGTTCGGTGAACGGCACGACGTACATCACGGTGATCGGCCTGAACAGCGGGAACACGCCCGTCGTGGAGTGGCAGCAATTCCAGGGCTATTCGGGCAATCACAGCAATTTCGGCGGTCAGGGCAGCGCGGTCTCGGCGACCAACATCGGCCAGTTCAGCCTGACCAGCGGAGAGGTGCTGATCGCGGTCGAGTCCTTCGCCAAGCCGTCTCTCTGGGGCCTGTCATATGGATGGATGGGAAACGCGCAGCCCCTCCTGTCCAGCGAGTCGATGTTTATCGGGCGGATCAGCGGCACGACCACGGCGGCGACCGGCCTTGCCACGTCGCCCGCAAGCAATTCCTCAAGCGGAGCGCTGTGTACGCAATGA
- a CDS encoding TadE/TadG family type IV pilus assembly protein, which yields MKRKGSVSIVMAVCAFAMLAISMMGVELARIYIVQERLQTALDAASIVAAREMSAVNNVGTCTGSCASDTTAIFWANFSSAHQANGLGPFQAVSTGPVITPQNASTITIQANVQLPLLFTKILGVSQIALSEHAQAVRSNMGMELALVLDNTDSLEAQGIEDLQCGAKILVDTVYGVAAPGSCGGGTGADTVPNLWVSIVPFAGEMNIFGSTYGGPSNWQSMPSGWLTAGSDISTTRYGSNGWMGCVMARYSGYNNSPAHIYDVNDANPIQAPFTPFYWPSTYHKYSQSSWFGGTSWVVGDNDWILSGGVVTPSSAARSLYGQMAESPLITSFPTTSGSLVTESGLQVGPNLGCDPSPTLPETASRSVVEAHISSMPMMSRGGTMLPQALQAGWFTISPNWQGFWPNPALPLAYNTPNMTKVLVLMTDGNNQICPCFPVYNYYGPVAPPQSNGDTDMVAYGRLLQDELGVVSSYNGNGYYGSNGFSSNILPEMNSLVSTVCDNIKNSGITIYVILYTHEGEEADATTQAMLQNCASKPGNYYDAPTAASMKQAFSDLGGQLSALRISQ from the coding sequence ATGAAACGGAAGGGATCAGTCAGCATCGTGATGGCCGTCTGCGCCTTTGCCATGCTTGCCATTTCGATGATGGGGGTCGAGCTGGCGCGGATCTATATCGTCCAGGAACGGTTGCAGACGGCATTGGATGCGGCCTCGATCGTCGCCGCCCGGGAAATGAGCGCGGTCAACAACGTTGGCACCTGTACCGGGAGTTGCGCGTCGGACACGACGGCAATCTTCTGGGCGAATTTCTCCTCGGCGCATCAGGCGAACGGTCTGGGCCCGTTCCAGGCAGTGTCGACGGGACCGGTCATCACCCCGCAGAACGCCTCCACGATCACGATCCAGGCGAATGTGCAGCTTCCCCTGCTGTTCACAAAGATCCTGGGGGTGAGCCAGATCGCGCTGTCCGAACATGCGCAGGCCGTAAGATCGAACATGGGTATGGAACTGGCCTTGGTCCTCGATAATACCGACTCGCTGGAAGCCCAGGGTATCGAGGATCTGCAGTGTGGTGCGAAGATACTTGTGGATACCGTCTATGGCGTGGCGGCACCCGGGTCGTGCGGCGGCGGAACGGGAGCCGATACCGTCCCCAACCTCTGGGTCTCGATCGTGCCGTTCGCCGGCGAGATGAATATATTCGGCTCTACCTATGGCGGACCGAGCAACTGGCAGAGCATGCCCTCCGGCTGGCTTACGGCGGGGAGCGACATCAGCACGACCCGGTACGGGTCGAACGGCTGGATGGGATGCGTGATGGCACGGTATAGCGGGTACAACAACAGTCCCGCGCATATCTACGACGTGAACGACGCCAATCCGATCCAGGCCCCGTTCACCCCGTTTTACTGGCCTTCGACCTATCATAAATATAGCCAGAGCAGTTGGTTTGGGGGAACCTCATGGGTTGTCGGGGATAATGACTGGATCTTGTCGGGGGGCGTCGTCACGCCAAGCAGCGCGGCCAGATCTTTATACGGTCAGATGGCTGAGAGTCCGCTTATAACCAGTTTTCCCACGACGTCCGGAAGCCTGGTCACTGAATCCGGCCTGCAGGTTGGGCCGAATTTGGGATGCGATCCCTCGCCGACGTTGCCTGAAACGGCCAGTCGCTCGGTGGTTGAAGCGCATATCAGTTCGATGCCCATGATGTCGCGTGGCGGCACGATGTTGCCCCAGGCCTTGCAGGCCGGCTGGTTTACGATCAGTCCGAACTGGCAGGGGTTCTGGCCCAATCCGGCGCTGCCGCTGGCGTACAACACCCCCAACATGACCAAGGTACTGGTCCTGATGACGGACGGAAACAACCAGATCTGTCCCTGTTTTCCAGTGTACAATTATTATGGACCTGTAGCACCGCCGCAGTCAAACGGTGATACCGACATGGTTGCGTATGGACGGTTACTTCAGGATGAGTTGGGGGTCGTTTCATCTTATAATGGAAACGGATATTATGGAAGCAATGGATTTTCTAGTAACATTCTTCCTGAAATGAATTCTCTTGTTTCGACTGTATGTGATAACATAAAAAATTCCGGTATAACGATATACGTTATTCTGTACACTCACGAAGGTGAGGAAGCTGATGCTACGACGCAGGCAATGTTGCAAAATTGTGCGTCAAAGCCAGGAAATTATTATGACGCTCCAACCGCGGCTTCCATGAAACAGGCGTTCAGTGATCTAGGTGGGCAGCTATCAGCTTTGCGAATTTCACAATGA
- a CDS encoding NAD(P)/FAD-dependent oxidoreductase gives MSSNLSVVCIGAGPAGLTAAYLLGKEGVAVTVLEQDPVYVGGISRTATYKDFAFDIGGHRFFSKSRDVERLWDEMLPDGFLTRPRKSRIYYRHRLFDYPLRAFDALSKLGVWEATRCVLSYVLVRLRPHRAPRNFQEWVTDKFGKRLFEIFFRTYTEKVWGMPCTEISADWAAQRIKGLSLSKAIWHSLIPQKTDGAREKIIKTLVGSFRYPRRGPGMLWEAVAARIGREGGEVLMGRRVTALGRRADGRWRVTARDRAGREQHFDCDHVISSMPMRDLVGVVAPVLPDAVSRAAAGLRYRDFLVVALVLKDRNIFDDNWIYIHDPDVKVGRIQNFKSWSPDMVPDPALNCYGLEYFCFEGDDLWNAPDDALVRLASAELVKLGLVTAGDIVDGTVVRQPKAYPVYDGEYQDQVATIRQALDAHCPNLHPVGRNGMHKYNNQDHAMMTAMLTVRNIMAGRRLYDVWQVNQDAEYHEEGQAGSRQTIDAGRHRTPAAREMAQATAGEA, from the coding sequence ATGTCTTCGAATTTATCGGTGGTTTGCATCGGTGCGGGGCCCGCGGGCCTGACTGCCGCCTATCTGCTTGGCAAGGAGGGCGTGGCGGTCACCGTTCTTGAACAGGATCCCGTATACGTCGGCGGTATTTCCAGGACGGCGACCTACAAGGATTTTGCCTTCGACATTGGCGGGCATCGTTTCTTTTCCAAATCGCGGGATGTCGAACGCCTGTGGGATGAAATGCTGCCCGACGGGTTTCTGACCCGGCCGCGAAAATCGCGCATCTATTATCGCCATCGCCTGTTCGACTACCCGCTGCGTGCGTTCGATGCCCTGTCGAAGCTTGGTGTGTGGGAGGCCACGCGCTGCGTCCTGTCCTATGTCCTGGTCCGGCTTCGTCCCCACCGGGCGCCGCGCAATTTTCAGGAATGGGTGACGGACAAGTTCGGAAAAAGGCTGTTCGAAATCTTTTTTCGTACCTACACCGAAAAAGTCTGGGGAATGCCCTGCACCGAAATTTCGGCGGACTGGGCGGCGCAGAGAATCAAGGGGCTGTCCCTGTCCAAGGCGATCTGGCATTCCCTGATTCCCCAGAAAACCGACGGCGCACGCGAAAAGATCATCAAGACGCTGGTCGGCAGCTTCCGGTATCCCCGGCGTGGTCCGGGCATGTTGTGGGAGGCCGTGGCGGCCAGGATCGGTCGCGAGGGGGGAGAGGTCCTGATGGGCCGCCGCGTGACGGCGCTCGGCCGGCGCGCGGATGGACGCTGGCGCGTGACCGCGCGGGATCGCGCCGGTCGCGAACAGCATTTCGATTGCGATCATGTCATATCCAGCATGCCCATGCGCGACCTGGTCGGCGTCGTGGCGCCGGTCCTGCCGGATGCCGTATCGCGCGCCGCCGCCGGATTGCGGTATCGCGATTTCCTGGTCGTCGCGCTCGTCCTGAAGGATCGCAATATATTCGATGACAACTGGATCTATATCCATGATCCGGACGTAAAGGTCGGCCGGATCCAGAATTTCAAGTCATGGTCGCCGGACATGGTGCCGGACCCGGCCCTTAACTGCTACGGGCTTGAATATTTCTGCTTCGAGGGCGACGATCTGTGGAACGCGCCCGATGATGCGCTGGTCCGGCTGGCCAGTGCGGAACTTGTCAAGCTGGGCCTGGTGACCGCCGGGGATATCGTGGACGGTACCGTCGTGCGTCAGCCCAAGGCCTATCCGGTCTATGACGGCGAGTACCAGGACCAGGTCGCCACAATCCGTCAGGCCTTGGATGCGCATTGTCCCAATCTGCATCCGGTCGGACGCAACGGCATGCATAAATACAATAACCAGGACCATGCGATGATGACCGCGATGCTGACGGTCAGGAATATCATGGCCGGACGCAGGCTCTATGATGTCTGGCAGGTCAATCAGGACGCCGAATATCACGAGGAGGGGCAGGCCGGTTCCCGCCAGACGATCGATGCCGGACGTCACCGCACACCGGCGGCGCGAGAGATGGCCCAGGCCACCGCCGGAGAGGCATAG
- a CDS encoding glycosyltransferase family 87 protein, with product MPEQVDRRNVMRVLTIAAAACSILPIIFIAKLMTGHEVLYPDFFGLWTFGRFVLTHDPATIYDAARLTAFQGGLGMPVATAGTYPFPYPPPILLLLAPFGALPYTVARLLWLGVSLSAYGASLAVWQWPRPLMLLLLVAPSTVVCCLVGQGGLLLASLMLGGLGLLSSRPVLAGGMLAAVAIKPQFAILVPFYLLFGRYWRALGGAAIMAAVLIVTSMAAFGIGIWHAWIMFLLHQGVSLTAGREGQLMDMMPTVTSLTRLMGGSVAQAHSAQAAAVVLAIYALWHVRGRRDVAARSCLPIGTFLATPYAFHYDLPVVTGSILLVISSRIKAGQRFRAGELPVLLGCVVIPVLLVGHSPVGSACLLVLLGLALMLTANQAAFRGEIDK from the coding sequence ATGCCGGAGCAGGTCGATCGCCGTAACGTCATGCGCGTGCTGACTATCGCGGCCGCCGCATGTTCCATCTTGCCGATTATCTTTATCGCGAAACTGATGACCGGGCACGAGGTCCTGTACCCGGACTTCTTCGGCCTGTGGACTTTTGGACGTTTTGTCCTGACCCATGATCCGGCTACGATTTACGATGCAGCCAGGTTGACGGCGTTCCAAGGCGGGTTGGGCATGCCCGTGGCAACGGCAGGCACCTATCCCTTTCCTTATCCCCCGCCCATTCTGTTGTTGCTGGCTCCTTTTGGGGCATTACCCTATACGGTGGCGCGGCTGTTGTGGCTGGGCGTGTCGCTGTCCGCCTATGGCGCGTCGTTGGCGGTCTGGCAATGGCCAAGGCCCCTCATGCTCCTCCTGCTGGTCGCGCCGTCAACGGTGGTCTGCTGCCTCGTGGGGCAGGGGGGCCTGCTGCTCGCCAGTTTGATGCTGGGCGGTCTTGGCCTTCTGTCATCGCGGCCCGTTCTGGCTGGGGGCATGCTGGCCGCAGTGGCGATCAAGCCGCAATTTGCCATTCTGGTGCCATTCTACCTGCTGTTCGGCAGGTACTGGCGGGCGCTGGGGGGCGCCGCGATCATGGCGGCAGTCCTGATCGTGACCAGCATGGCGGCCTTCGGAATCGGAATCTGGCATGCATGGATCATGTTTCTGCTGCATCAGGGCGTGTCCCTGACCGCAGGGCGCGAGGGGCAGCTTATGGACATGATGCCCACCGTGACATCACTGACCAGATTGATGGGCGGATCCGTGGCGCAGGCCCATTCAGCCCAGGCCGCGGCTGTCGTTCTGGCGATTTATGCGTTGTGGCATGTCCGGGGACGCCGGGATGTGGCCGCGCGATCCTGCCTGCCTATCGGAACGTTCCTCGCGACGCCCTACGCATTCCATTACGATCTTCCCGTCGTGACCGGATCGATTCTCCTTGTGATCTCCTCGCGCATCAAGGCGGGACAGCGGTTTCGCGCCGGCGAATTGCCCGTCCTTCTTGGCTGCGTCGTGATCCCGGTCCTGCTGGTGGGCCATTCCCCTGTTGGATCGGCATGTCTGCTGGTCCTGCTTGGTCTTGCGTTGATGCTGACGGCAAATCAGGCGGCGTTCCGAGGCGAAATTGACAAATAG
- a CDS encoding phosphatase PAP2 family protein: MSDSIDSFQLDEKLDRPPPLIARGRSTGSGYGLPVGFILMIALLDGALDLRTGLAFTGWALPLSAITFLLSIGVVYTTVRKRPELAELVIYTALWVGFCLFGAILTYHVIALSGPLRDADLARFDRNLGFDWPEWIQGLKAHPFVQVVMAATYGSLIFQIIGSLLVLALARKRGRNRELLVNMQVALCLTSVLVALMPAAGPWTYFSSAGHVKYSYIDSFMALRNGHNPPFILNRMEGVYTFPSFHAVMAFLFTYSQRGIRGFFPVFAVVNGIMLFSIPSEGGHYLCDIVSGATVAVLTLCLTGRVFRTGETSGSDAPPKP; the protein is encoded by the coding sequence ATGTCAGATTCGATCGACTCGTTTCAACTCGACGAAAAACTGGACAGGCCCCCGCCGCTGATTGCCCGGGGAAGAAGTACCGGATCCGGGTACGGATTGCCTGTCGGTTTCATCCTGATGATCGCCCTGCTGGATGGGGCGCTGGATCTGCGGACCGGCCTTGCCTTTACCGGGTGGGCGCTTCCTCTTTCCGCGATCACGTTTCTGCTGTCGATCGGTGTTGTCTATACGACGGTCCGAAAGCGGCCGGAGCTTGCCGAACTGGTCATCTATACCGCGCTTTGGGTGGGATTCTGCCTGTTCGGCGCCATTCTGACCTATCACGTCATCGCGCTGTCGGGGCCGCTGCGGGACGCAGACCTTGCGCGTTTCGACCGGAATCTCGGTTTCGACTGGCCGGAATGGATACAGGGCCTGAAGGCCCATCCGTTCGTGCAGGTGGTGATGGCGGCGACGTACGGCAGCCTGATATTCCAGATCATCGGGTCTCTGCTGGTGTTGGCCCTGGCGCGGAAGAGAGGCCGCAATCGGGAGCTTCTGGTCAACATGCAGGTTGCGTTGTGCCTGACGTCGGTGCTGGTCGCATTGATGCCGGCCGCGGGCCCCTGGACCTATTTTTCAAGCGCAGGACACGTAAAATATAGTTACATAGATAGTTTCATGGCATTGAGAAACGGTCACAATCCACCCTTCATCCTGAACAGGATGGAGGGGGTTTATACTTTTCCGTCCTTTCACGCGGTCATGGCGTTTCTGTTTACTTATTCTCAACGTGGAATTCGGGGGTTTTTTCCTGTTTTCGCCGTCGTCAACGGCATCATGCTGTTCTCTATTCCGTCCGAAGGCGGACATTACCTGTGCGACATCGTGTCCGGCGCGACCGTGGCTGTCCTGACGCTCTGTTTGACTGGCCGTGTATTCCGGACGGGCGAGACGTCCGGGAGCGATGCCCCGCCGAAGCCATGA
- a CDS encoding acetoin dehydrogenase dihydrolipoyllysine-residue acetyltransferase subunit — protein sequence MTDSITPITMPKFGLAMTEGKLAGWMVRPGTSVKAGDDLADIETSKITNAYESPAGGVLRRQVAAEGDTLPVGALIGVLADASVPDAEIDAFITRFNAEFSSGAGGEAEEAAPEPKLVDVQGNSLRVLDLGHGDATPIVLVHGFGGDIGNWLFNHAALAAGRRVIAFDLPGHGGSTKDVGAGSLDFFAGIVVGLLDTLGIPQAHLVGHSLGGGVALTVARTAPARVASLALIAPAGMGPEINMDFITGFITADRQKTIQPVLAMLVHDKTLVGRKMADDVLRYKRLDGAVAALTQIAATCFPDGKQADDLRPVLEQGDVRALILWGEDDEILPAKQSRGLPGRVTIDLLPGVGHMPQMERAADINKAIAAFVAK from the coding sequence ATGACTGATTCCATTACGCCCATCACGATGCCCAAGTTCGGCCTGGCGATGACCGAGGGCAAGCTGGCCGGCTGGATGGTCCGCCCCGGTACCAGCGTGAAGGCCGGCGACGACCTGGCGGATATCGAGACCAGCAAGATCACCAACGCCTATGAAAGCCCGGCCGGCGGCGTGCTGCGCCGCCAGGTGGCGGCGGAAGGCGACACGTTGCCGGTGGGCGCGCTGATCGGCGTGCTGGCCGATGCCAGCGTGCCGGATGCCGAGATCGACGCCTTCATCACGCGCTTCAACGCCGAATTCTCCTCCGGCGCCGGCGGCGAGGCCGAGGAAGCGGCCCCGGAACCGAAACTGGTGGACGTGCAGGGCAACAGCCTGCGGGTCCTGGACCTGGGCCATGGGGACGCCACGCCCATCGTGCTGGTCCACGGCTTCGGCGGTGATATCGGGAACTGGCTGTTCAACCACGCGGCCCTGGCCGCCGGCCGGCGCGTCATCGCCTTCGACCTGCCCGGGCATGGCGGATCGACGAAGGATGTGGGCGCGGGGTCGCTGGATTTCTTCGCCGGCATCGTCGTCGGGCTGCTGGACACGCTGGGCATCCCGCAGGCCCACCTGGTGGGGCATTCGCTGGGCGGCGGCGTTGCCTTGACGGTGGCCCGGACCGCACCCGCGCGCGTCGCCTCCCTGGCGCTGATCGCGCCGGCCGGCATGGGCCCCGAGATCAACATGGACTTCATCACCGGGTTCATCACGGCCGACCGGCAGAAGACGATCCAGCCGGTCCTGGCCATGCTGGTCCATGACAAGACGCTGGTGGGGCGCAAGATGGCGGACGACGTCCTGCGCTACAAGCGCCTGGACGGCGCCGTCGCCGCCCTGACGCAGATTGCCGCCACCTGCTTCCCCGACGGCAAGCAGGCCGACGACCTGCGGCCCGTGCTGGAACAGGGCGACGTGAGGGCGCTGATCCTGTGGGGCGAGGACGACGAGATCCTGCCCGCGAAGCAGTCCCGGGGCCTGCCGGGCCGCGTCACGATCGACCTCCTGCCCGGGGTCGGCCATATGCCGCAGATGGAGCGGGCGGCCGACATCAACAAGGCGATCGCGGCGTTCGTCGCGAAATAG
- a CDS encoding alpha-ketoacid dehydrogenase subunit beta, giving the protein MSKKSYRQAINEALRLEMRRDPRVILMGEDVAGGHGGSSGVTDAWGGVLGVTKGLLSEFGEDRVLDTPITEASYIGAAAGAAATGLRPVAELMFVDFVGCCLDQIMNQAAKFRYMFGGKARTPLVIRAMFGAGFNAAAQHSQALYPLFTHIPGLKVVVPSSPYEAKGLLIEAIRDDDPVIFLEHKVMYDDEEEVPDEAYTIPFGEANLTREGDDLTIVAFGRMVKLANEAADRLQKQGIGCTVIDPRTTSPLDAETILDSVTETGRLVIVDESSPRCNMAADISALVAEQAFDALKAPIRRVMPPHTPVPFASVLESLYLPDVAKIEAAARAVMTHRIREVA; this is encoded by the coding sequence ATGAGCAAGAAGAGCTATCGGCAGGCCATCAACGAGGCCCTGCGACTGGAAATGCGGCGCGACCCGCGCGTGATCCTGATGGGCGAGGACGTCGCCGGCGGACATGGCGGATCGTCGGGCGTCACCGACGCCTGGGGCGGCGTGCTGGGCGTCACCAAGGGCCTGTTGAGCGAATTCGGCGAGGATCGCGTCCTGGACACCCCGATCACGGAAGCATCCTATATCGGCGCCGCCGCCGGGGCCGCCGCGACCGGCCTACGCCCCGTCGCCGAGCTGATGTTCGTCGATTTCGTGGGCTGCTGCCTGGACCAGATCATGAACCAGGCCGCCAAGTTCCGCTACATGTTCGGCGGCAAGGCCCGCACCCCGCTGGTCATCCGCGCCATGTTCGGCGCCGGCTTCAACGCCGCGGCCCAGCACAGCCAGGCGCTGTACCCGCTGTTCACCCACATTCCCGGGCTGAAGGTGGTCGTCCCGTCCTCGCCCTACGAGGCCAAGGGCCTGCTGATCGAGGCGATCCGCGACGACGATCCGGTGATCTTCCTTGAACACAAGGTCATGTATGACGACGAGGAAGAGGTGCCCGACGAAGCCTATACCATCCCGTTCGGCGAGGCCAACCTGACGCGTGAGGGCGACGACCTGACGATCGTGGCGTTCGGCCGCATGGTGAAGCTGGCGAACGAGGCCGCCGACCGGCTGCAAAAGCAGGGCATCGGCTGCACCGTCATCGATCCGCGCACCACCTCGCCGCTGGATGCCGAGACGATCCTGGACAGCGTGACCGAGACCGGCCGGCTGGTGATCGTCGATGAATCCAGCCCGCGCTGCAACATGGCCGCCGACATCTCCGCCCTGGTGGCCGAACAGGCGTTCGACGCGCTGAAGGCCCCGATCCGGCGGGTGATGCCACCCCACACGCCGGTGCCGTTCGCATCGGTGCTGGAAAGCCTGTACCTGCCCGACGTGGCGAAGATCGAAGCGGCTGCCCGTGCCGTGATGACCCATCGCATCCGAGAGGTCGCCTGA
- a CDS encoding thiamine pyrophosphate-dependent dehydrogenase E1 component subunit alpha, giving the protein MQIARETLLRSYRAMRTIRDFEERLHVEFATGEIPGFVHLYCGEEASGVGVCANLTDTDTISSTHRGHGHCIAKGVEVAGMMAEIYGRRTGVCRGKGGSMHIADLSRGMLGANGIVGGGPPLMCGAALAHKTLKDGGVAVAFYGDGASNEGSTLESLNLASVWRLPVVFVLEDNGYGEATASSYACAGSQKARAEGFGMPYMECDGSDFFAVHQAAAEAIAHARAGKGPVMLHVHLARWYGHFEGDAMTYRASGEVAAERRDRDCLALFRTRVTEAGLLEHSDLDDIDASVRDEIESAVVAAKQAPLPEPEDLLADVYVRY; this is encoded by the coding sequence ATGCAGATCGCGCGGGAAACGTTGCTTCGCTCCTATCGCGCCATGCGGACGATCCGTGATTTCGAGGAACGGCTGCATGTCGAATTCGCGACGGGCGAAATCCCCGGCTTCGTCCACCTCTATTGCGGCGAGGAAGCGTCAGGCGTCGGCGTCTGTGCCAACCTGACCGATACCGACACCATCTCCAGCACCCATCGTGGCCATGGCCACTGCATCGCCAAGGGGGTCGAGGTCGCGGGCATGATGGCCGAGATCTACGGCCGTCGCACCGGCGTGTGCCGGGGCAAGGGCGGGTCGATGCACATCGCCGACCTGTCGCGCGGCATGCTGGGCGCGAACGGCATCGTGGGCGGCGGCCCGCCGCTGATGTGCGGCGCCGCCCTGGCACACAAGACGCTGAAGGATGGCGGCGTCGCGGTCGCGTTCTACGGCGACGGCGCGTCGAACGAGGGCTCGACGCTGGAAAGCCTCAACCTCGCGTCGGTCTGGCGCCTGCCGGTGGTCTTCGTGCTGGAGGATAACGGCTACGGCGAGGCCACGGCGTCGTCCTACGCCTGCGCCGGATCGCAGAAGGCCCGGGCCGAAGGGTTCGGCATGCCCTACATGGAATGTGACGGGTCGGATTTCTTCGCGGTGCACCAGGCGGCGGCCGAAGCCATCGCCCATGCCCGCGCCGGAAAGGGCCCCGTCATGCTGCATGTCCATCTGGCGCGCTGGTACGGGCATTTCGAAGGCGATGCCATGACCTATCGCGCGTCCGGCGAAGTCGCGGCGGAACGGCGCGACCGTGACTGCCTGGCGCTGTTCCGCACCCGCGTGACCGAGGCCGGCCTGCTGGAGCATTCCGACCTGGACGACATCGACGCCTCGGTCCGTGACGAGATCGAAAGCGCGGTCGTCGCCGCGAAGCAGGCCCCGCTGCCCGAACCCGAGGACCTGCTGGCCGATGTCTATGTCCGTTACTGA